A single genomic interval of Desulfonatronum thiosulfatophilum harbors:
- a CDS encoding PilZ domain-containing protein, producing the protein MQQANPDLRKSPRKEVLAPAVIHMEKDGKVYRSQAIVRNISMEGMLVALYDYDEDLKELDLENVTAKIRFRCSDADTEYVASCLTNRAEKLTYSIQISAVITKMSPEHLQAMQRYCS; encoded by the coding sequence ATGCAACAGGCTAATCCGGATCTGCGAAAATCTCCCCGCAAAGAAGTACTGGCGCCAGCAGTCATTCACATGGAAAAAGATGGAAAAGTGTATAGATCACAAGCAATTGTGAGAAATATTTCCATGGAGGGAATGCTCGTAGCTCTTTACGATTACGACGAAGATTTGAAAGAATTGGACCTGGAAAACGTCACCGCCAAAATCCGCTTTCGTTGTTCAGACGCAGATACGGAGTATGTGGCCTCCTGCCTCACCAATCGTGCTGAGAAACTGACCTATTCAATTCAGATCAGCGCGGTGATCACAAAAATGAGCCCGGAACATCTCCAGGCAATGCAACGCTACTGCTCTTAA